GTAAAAGCATTTTTTATTGACTCCATAGTTTTCTTAAGTGCAAGCAAATCATCATCACCATCATCAGATGAACACTCAACAAAATTATCACATACTAAATATGTTAATCCTATACTTGGTGGAACCTCATGATCAGAAGTAGAATTACTATATTTCTCATCTCTCCATTTTTTTACAAAACATATAATTCTTCTTAATTGATCGTTACCATTAATTTTATTACACAGGCTCTCATTTAATCCATCTGGATCTGCATCTTCCCATTTATATGTTCCAGTATCTTTACCGCGAGCCAAATAAACATCTCCATCCATATTGGCATATAGAGGAAGATCTATGTGCATCCATTCTTCACCATCTTCATAATATGAAGCTCTTACACACGGTTCTTTAATAGTTACACTTCTCTGAGCAATATCAATCGACTCCTTTAAATAACGTTTGATTTTTCTTGGATCAGGGTTTTCATCAATATTCAATGGAATCATAACAGCTACATCCATATCTACCACGTCTGAAACAATAGTAGTATTGTACTTATAACTACCTTGAATAAACATACGAATATCGCTCTTATTTACTGTAATTCCATGATCCTTTAATTTGCCTGGTAACTTAGTTTTTATTTCATCTTCTAATATTTCGCGCTTTTCTCTAAGATTATCCGCCTCGCTACTTATACGAATTTCTTTATAAAAATCAGAAAATTCTTTTTTTAATTTCATATGTATCCTCCCAAACACATTATTTTTTCTTCTTAGCTTTTCATCTCGGCCAGCTATCCAATTATTCGTTTACCTTTTTCCCTATAACATTTATCCAGTTGCAACCACGAAAACAGGCATCCGCCGTAGACCATATTTTTTCTATTTTAAGAGATGCAATATTAAATAATTCTCGAACTGCTCTTTCATCTAAATCGGCATAATATCTCTTATTCTCAATTCTCTCTTCTACTCCGTATTTCCAGGAAGCATATAATATACCATCTTTCTTCAACGCATTTCTTATACTACACAGGACATCTATCATTTCCTTTGAATCCACATGTAATAATGAAGCACAAGCCCACACCGCATTAAACTCGTTGTTATAATCCAGTTCTTCAAAAGTAATATTGCAAACATCCCTTCCTATATAGTTTTCTGCCAAACGGCACATTTCCTTCGATCCATCCACAGAAACCACATCATATCCTTTTGATAAGAAATACCTAGAATCTCTCCCGCTTCCACAGCCCAAGTCCAAAATCTTATCGCCTGGTTTTAAATACACCTCAAACTGGTCATATGACTCCTGCATTGAAACATTCACTGTCTTATTGAAGTATTCCTCTGCATTTTGGTTGTAATATGTAATAGTCTCGTTCATCTAAAGCACCCATTCTTCATATTCTTGTAGTTTGGCCGAATCATATACAAGACCCAAATTCTCTCCCAAAATATTGACGAACTGCTCTTTCGTATTTCCCGGAATATACAGCTTTTCCGTAGCCCATATAGCATTCAAATGCTGATTTTCACATCTGTCAAAATAATGTTTTAAAATAGCAGCCTGATCTTTATTACCATTAGCAAATATTAAGCTGTATAAATAATAGTTATATTCAACGAAATCCTTGATATATCTCCGCTCAGGCAGCTTATTATTTTTACTTGAATTTAATTTCTTTGCCATTGGGGTGAGATTCCATAATTCATCGTTTGATACATATGACCTTGGAACAAAATGATCTAAATCAAACTCATCTATAGACAACTCATTACCCGTATAAATTTCATATAGTGGTCTTCCTGTAACATCAACAGTTGCAATCCATAATTCTCGTGCATTTTTTAATGACTTACGCTTTTCTTCAGTTTCTGGCGCTACTTTATACATGACCCCAGGTACACCTGGATTACGATCCTGTATAAATAATGCCTTATTAAACCTAAGCCATCCCATAATAACAGCATAGTTCTGAAGAATGAAATTAACCCATTCTTCATTAAGCCGAACCCTTCTCTTAAGAGGATTCTCTGCATCCGTAATATCATAAAAAAATTCATGATTTACCTTTGTGAATGCATTTAAATAGGCTATAAAGCGGCCGTAGTTTTTTCCATCAATATAATCCTTGCCTTCCTTTTCAACAAAAGGCTTTATTAATCTGTAAGGCACATAGTCGGTCAAATGCAACTTATCATCTATCAAATTATCTTGATACTTTTGTATAAGAAACAACAAGCGATCCTTTGACGGTGACTTATTTCCGACATCTTCCTTTGAACATTCATACAGAATCCTTATTGCGTGTTCAAGAAAGTTTTCAGCATTACCATTAACAGTATGACCCAGACGAAGGTGATAATGTGTAACCATACGCCAAGCGCCCACGATCATCTCATCTATAACGTCTTCAAACGTAAATAACTGTCTATTCTGAGCAATTAACTTTAATATCGCTTCTAACCAAAAAAACTTATACCCTTGATCATTATTGCTCAGCAGATGCTCAAATTTCTTTACGTCTAGCTTATTCGAATATAGAATTGTGCTTAACTTACTTGAATCCACCTTTATCACCCACTTTACAAACTAAACTGCTTCGCCACAGCCAAAAGTTCTCTTATACCTTCTACCGCCTCATCTTTATTTGTTCCTGCTCCCCAACTTATACGCAATGAGCTTTCAATTGTATCATTATCAAGTCCCATAGCCACTAAGACATAACTTGGAGTATAACTTTTTGAGGTACATGCTGAGCCATTTGACACACCACAAAACTGCTTTGTTGATATCATCAATGCCTCAGAAGATACTCCTTTTAATGAAACATTAATTGTTGTATCAACGCAAAACTTCGGATCACCATTAATAGAATACTCTATCCCTGAATCATCAAATTCTTTAAGCACAGCTTTTTTTATATCAATCGCTTTTTGGGCATTCTCTTTGTATTCTGTACTTGCAATTTCACATGCCATACCACATCCAGCAACTAATGCTACTGGGATTGTCCCAGGTCGTATTCCGTGTTCTTGTTGACCGCCATACATGATGTTCTTTACTGGTGGTAACTTATATCGATTCTTCTTTAAAACAAGCACACCTATCCCTTGAGGCCCCATTAACTTATGCGCACTAAATGAAAGCATATTATATTTAATGCCACGAATTTCATCGACAAGCTTTCCACAACTCTGCGTAGCATCAACATGAAACAATACATTTCTTTGAGCAAGCGCGTCACCAATTTCTTTAACAGGTTGTATTATTCCCGTTTCATTGTTTACATGCATAACACTAACCAAAAGTGTATCTTCTCTCACTTTATCCAAGACATCAGGAGCATTTACTCTTCCATTAATTCCCGGCTTTATAAACTCGACTTCAAATCCGTTTTCAGATAAATGCTTTACCGTTTCAAGAACAGCTTTATGCTCAATTGCAGTTGTAATAATGTGCATCTTCCCATTTTTTTTGCCATAATCCACTAAGCCTCTTATCGCTATATTATTGCTTTCTGTGGCACCACTAGTAAAAAAAACTTCGTCTGATGAAATTCCTAAAAGTGTTGCAACCTGCTTTCTGGCATCCTCTACCACAGATCTCGCTTTTTCACCAAACCCATGCGTTCTACTATCTGCATTTCCAATTGAATTCTTGTAAACATCCACCATACAATCTAAAACTCGTAAATCAATTGGAGCAGAAGCATTATAATCTAAATATGTACTCATGCTCTTTTCTCCTTCACTGCTAGTTTTATCAAATCATCAAATTCCTTTATAAAACCAGTTCCACACAAATGAGCAATTCCACGTTCTAAGTTCAATCTAAAATACTTTATTACCGTTTCGTTATCTGTAGGCAACTTCATCTGTTGACACCATGCTTTTACTAATGCTTCGTACAATTCATAATAATCGCCGCCAAAAGTTAACCATGACATCTCCAAATTGCTATCTGCAGCAATTTGAATATCCGTAGGTATTGTTTTTTCACTAAGAGAATAGCAAAGTGCCCATCTGCACAATACATTCCAATTCTTAATTCCTGTTTTACCCTTTAATCTGGACAACTGATCTTTTGCCTGCTGAGAAACCCTAACCTGCTTTATAATCATAATTACGCTCCAATCAAATAACCCCGTTCAATAGAGGTACTTTTTGTTTTTTCATCGTACTTAAGTGTAAATTCGTCTCCGACATTATCTTTCATTAAACCATAATATGTACTATCAATTTCCGAATCAGTTGAGAGGATGATTGTCTGTTCTCCCGCATTTGGAAAATACGTATTAATTAACGCTGTTCTATGCAACGAGTCCAACCTTGATAGCGGAGTATCAATAATTACAGGAAGCTTTTTCTTTGAACATATTGCCAACGCCCAAAGAATAGATATTACCATCAACTGTTGCTCACCAGCTGATAAAGAATCTTGAGTAACTTCCCTTCCTTCTTCCGACAAATACTTTATTGCTAAAGAATCTGACTCCATCACAATCTTATTAATTAAATTCTTCTTGTTAGCTAGCTTTTTATAACAAGATGTAATTGTTTCAGCCAGAATATCCGTTTTTCTCTTCTGCAATTCAACCTGATACCTATCCAAAATACTAAGTGCTATATTCGAATACTTGATAGTACGCTCTGCACTATCTCGTGATTCTGCTGTTGCAAGATAGGCTTCAACATATTTATTGAATTCAGATGTAGTAGCCATTACTTTAGAATTTGCTGAAGTTCTTTTTTGTTCTAAAGAGGACATTTTCACTTGATCTTTAATCAGTTTTTCCTCAGCTTTTTTAATTTTCTTATATACTTCCTGAAGTTCCTTCTCATTGATATCCAACGAAAGATAACTATCCAATTCTCCTATTTGCTTTTGTTTCTTCTTTTTCTCAGCTAATATTCTTTTAGCCTCTACTTTTGAAGAATCTAAAAGCCCCTCTACTAAATTGTTTGCCTGGAATAATGCCTGCTCTGATAAACTATAAACTGGAGCTTCTTGCGTGTTTTCTTGACGTTTTTTTACATAGTCAATGAAATCAAAACTAGCCTTTGTATCCCCCTGATATTCATTAACAAATTCATCTAAAATGTTATCTAATTGCAATACTGCCTCTCTCATA
The Roseburia rectibacter DNA segment above includes these coding regions:
- the dndE gene encoding DNA sulfur modification protein DndE, translated to MIIKQVRVSQQAKDQLSRLKGKTGIKNWNVLCRWALCYSLSEKTIPTDIQIAADSNLEMSWLTFGGDYYELYEALVKAWCQQMKLPTDNETVIKYFRLNLERGIAHLCGTGFIKEFDDLIKLAVKEKRA
- a CDS encoding cysteine desulfurase family protein, coding for MSTYLDYNASAPIDLRVLDCMVDVYKNSIGNADSRTHGFGEKARSVVEDARKQVATLLGISSDEVFFTSGATESNNIAIRGLVDYGKKNGKMHIITTAIEHKAVLETVKHLSENGFEVEFIKPGINGRVNAPDVLDKVREDTLLVSVMHVNNETGIIQPVKEIGDALAQRNVLFHVDATQSCGKLVDEIRGIKYNMLSFSAHKLMGPQGIGVLVLKKNRYKLPPVKNIMYGGQQEHGIRPGTIPVALVAGCGMACEIASTEYKENAQKAIDIKKAVLKEFDDSGIEYSINGDPKFCVDTTINVSLKGVSSEALMISTKQFCGVSNGSACTSKSYTPSYVLVAMGLDNDTIESSLRISWGAGTNKDEAVEGIRELLAVAKQFSL
- a CDS encoding HNH endonuclease domain-containing protein translates to MDSSKLSTILYSNKLDVKKFEHLLSNNDQGYKFFWLEAILKLIAQNRQLFTFEDVIDEMIVGAWRMVTHYHLRLGHTVNGNAENFLEHAIRILYECSKEDVGNKSPSKDRLLFLIQKYQDNLIDDKLHLTDYVPYRLIKPFVEKEGKDYIDGKNYGRFIAYLNAFTKVNHEFFYDITDAENPLKRRVRLNEEWVNFILQNYAVIMGWLRFNKALFIQDRNPGVPGVMYKVAPETEEKRKSLKNARELWIATVDVTGRPLYEIYTGNELSIDEFDLDHFVPRSYVSNDELWNLTPMAKKLNSSKNNKLPERRYIKDFVEYNYYLYSLIFANGNKDQAAILKHYFDRCENQHLNAIWATEKLYIPGNTKEQFVNILGENLGLVYDSAKLQEYEEWVL
- a CDS encoding cyclic GMP-AMP synthase DncV-like nucleotidyltransferase, with translation MKLKKEFSDFYKEIRISSEADNLREKREILEDEIKTKLPGKLKDHGITVNKSDIRMFIQGSYKYNTTIVSDVVDMDVAVMIPLNIDENPDPRKIKRYLKESIDIAQRSVTIKEPCVRASYYEDGEEWMHIDLPLYANMDGDVYLARGKDTGTYKWEDADPDGLNESLCNKINGNDQLRRIICFVKKWRDEKYSNSTSDHEVPPSIGLTYLVCDNFVECSSDDGDDDLLALKKTMESIKNAFTNVSYDVSGTVISANISKYLPVKPYTDIFSKMRDSSETYMVTFYKRLCVAVDNLTNALNVESEHDAAKYVQKMLGEQFVIPEKKAMSASTNTKKEHNFG
- a CDS encoding class I SAM-dependent methyltransferase, encoding MNETITYYNQNAEEYFNKTVNVSMQESYDQFEVYLKPGDKILDLGCGSGRDSRYFLSKGYDVVSVDGSKEMCRLAENYIGRDVCNITFEELDYNNEFNAVWACASLLHVDSKEMIDVLCSIRNALKKDGILYASWKYGVEERIENKRYYADLDERAVRELFNIASLKIEKIWSTADACFRGCNWINVIGKKVNE
- the dndD gene encoding DNA sulfur modification protein DndD — its product is MIIKRLRLHNFGVYAGDNEFLFTNNKPIVLVGGMNGRGKTTFLEAVLLALYGSNSVAYTESKKRSYAQYLKSFVNKNAEDKKCVVELEFEINNGLKENYMVKRAWNSIDKKTEESIFVYKDGVANEFLTQNWPMFVENILPSALSSFFFFDGEKIAEMAVDSSNNQLKNAIRSMLGITVLDVLENDILRNIKKINKEDINDKSSEMVQKLRDQKDQAVAELEEIDAELEKLSQVLVEDNDKLESLHQLYNAKGGDAVEQKQEIMQRRAALKSELLAEENLLREIAGNELPLVLVSDLLKSIKLQATDEHNDTIMREAVLQLDNILDEFVNEYQGDTKASFDFIDYVKKRQENTQEAPVYSLSEQALFQANNLVEGLLDSSKVEAKRILAEKKKKQKQIGELDSYLSLDINEKELQEVYKKIKKAEEKLIKDQVKMSSLEQKRTSANSKVMATTSEFNKYVEAYLATAESRDSAERTIKYSNIALSILDRYQVELQKRKTDILAETITSCYKKLANKKNLINKIVMESDSLAIKYLSEEGREVTQDSLSAGEQQLMVISILWALAICSKKKLPVIIDTPLSRLDSLHRTALINTYFPNAGEQTIILSTDSEIDSTYYGLMKDNVGDEFTLKYDEKTKSTSIERGYLIGA